AAAATAGCAGTCTCAAGAATAAATTCTTTAACTCCATGGTTGAAAGCTCCTTACAATTGAAAGTGCGGTTATTTCTGTCCCTCCATATCACCCACATTAGACACGGTGGGACTATCTTCTAAACAAACAGGTTGCCATGAGTAGTAACACAAATCTTCCACTCAGATAGTACATCCACAACTCTCTCTGGTAGGAAGCACCCAATTAACCTCAAACATGGTAAATACAAAAGAGTACATCTCCTTAGCAGTAGTTCAATGAATTAGTAAGTGATCCACTGTTTCACTACTACACTTGCGCATACATCTATTCACCAAGATTATAACCCTCCTCATAAGGTTGTCACATGTAAGTATTTTTCTCCTTGTTGCTGGACAAAGAATGCCACCCTTTTGGGAGCCTTTGTACACCATACACTCCATGGAAAAGTCATTTTATAGGAGCCTCTCAAGGCCTCGTAATAGGAGTGAACTTACCATCTCAACCTACTAGGGCCCATACCTTTTGGGATGTTGGAATAGAAGATATCGAAGGACAAATCAACTGATTCCAGTTTCCAATCATTAAAACCGCATACAAAATGAATTTTCCATGTACTTCTCTCTCCCTCATTCAACGACTCCAAACAAGAACAAACATAGCATTCTTCTTTACTACTAGAGAATAGAGATCTGGATATAACACCTTTAAAGGTTGGGTCCATGCCAAACATCATGCCGAAATTGTACTCTGGGACCATCTGCAATAAAATATTTGACGTTATTGTACTCTATAGATTATGTTTTACTATGCTCAGCAAAGCATTACATTCAAGAACATATAATACAAACATTTTATGTTGTCAGTTTTATTATGTCCCCGATCTTTTTCACAGGCCTTTGCTTTTTATTGTATTGTGTGCGCGTGTGTGTGTAATATATAACATTCAGTCCTATAAATATGCAGAACTGATGGAACTGTTTGACATTCAAGGAATGTCCAAATGCTAAACTATAGGCTGAAAAGGCTTTTAGTAATGGTGATAGAAGTTATTTTCTCATTCTATGGAGATTGTACTGGACAAtgcttatattttcttttaaaagaccATCTTATTGAGAgatctttgttgttgttttaagccataaagtgGCTGAGTCATCCTCATCCCTGAACATGAAACACTAATATGAGGGATAAACAAGTACAAAGTGAACTTCCAGTTTTGCAGGTTTTTTTAGCCAATTCAGTTGTAAACCATGTGATCTCTCTCCAGAAAGCGACTTTTCCTAGGTCAGGTTCTAGATGGCATACCTCTGTCGCTTGTTCTGGTTGGAATTTATGTTGTTGGACTGGCTCAAAGCACTTGTCACTAAATTGAAACACATGTTCCAGCTTGGGTGAGAAGCAGAAGGGTTCCACTCATAGCCCCACTTTtagggctgtaaatgaaccaaactGTTTCATAAACAGCTTGGGCTTGGCTCGATAAAAAGCtcgttcatgtttgtttgtttataaataagtcaAGCTTAAGCTTAagctttagttttaggcttgtttaataaacgagCCGAGcccaagtaaaaaatattgttcatgaaCTAGCTTGTGAACATCAAGGCTCAatacaaaagtaacaaaacaagTTGAGTCTAAGCTTATTTATGAGTTTGGcaataaaattgatatgagcTTGACAAGTAAACTCATATCATTCTaagattttaattaattataagttgagaccactcatccaaaccaaataggttagataataaacttgatataggcttgataatatacttgtgttggatctcaagctcaaaaacaTGATATTGAGTTCGAGCTTGGCTTGACCAATGAATCGAGCCAAGTCAAGCTGAGCTCAagcttttatactttataactAGCTCAAGCTTGAACATTATTTGTAGGCTCGTATCAATCTCAAGCCAAACTTGAATATTCTACTTTTGCTATAGAGCCGAGCTTGAACATTCACTACTCAACAAAGCTCGGCTCGTTTACGGCCCTGCTACCTTTGACTTTCATAGTTGGTTTTGGTGTCCTACATATACTtaatagataaattattgagGGATGCAAATCACCTTTACATATTGaagaatcaaacacaaatattaTACGTGTATCATAAAGAATGCTGTGTGCTATTTTGTCTCTCCTCTCATTCTGGACTATAATATACTGGCAGATCTTTAGCCGCTTGCGAGCTACTATATAATGCTGGCTACAAAAACCTTTTCTGGGTGCAAGGGGGCCTGGAGGCTGCTGAAGAGGAGGTATTTGTTATGAGTGGTCCAGGGACTTTGATGTTATTAATATTATGATATTATATcatgttctttcttctttttatgataattaatagatacccttttctttcttacttatGTTCTGTCAATCAAACATGAATTTGAGAATATAATGAGTTTCATCTTGTGTGGAGCAGGATCTTATCAGAGAAGGTCCTCTACCTTTTAAACTTGCTGGAATTGGTGGGGTTTCAGAGTTTCTTgggtaacaatttttttttttcttttgagaagtatcataaaaggaaaatgaattgattgaaatttttctttatattttttattcaaatggaAATATAGAAATTTCCATGCTATATATCAATATAATACAAGGCCTTAGTATACAGTAAAGATTATAAAGTATACATGCTTGTTTCCCGGCACCTAATCTCAATAAGCAGTTTACTAAACCAGAAGATGATGTCAGCACTAACCACTGCAGATTTCGACATTGTCTTTGATGAAGGACAGCCTAGGCTTCAATACCTAGAACAGTCCCACGGTAAACCTTAGGCTTCACCACCTAAGGGTTTGGAATCACCAACAAACACAAAAGCATTTTTGCAAAGAAATCtttgattaataataataatctaaatAGTCTTAATACTAAATAAACCATCTGGACCTTTATAGAGCTTCCAGGAAATAAGAGATAAAGATAAACAATAAATCCTAGCTGAACTCAAATATTAATCCAAACTAATCCCTACCTGAGAACATGAAACTTAATTCCTATCACAACTCAAACTAAgcaaataaaaacttaaaatataaaattatccaATGAAATCGAAAATAAGATATTGAAATAATTTCTGGTTGTGCTCCCGCATCAGTTTTCAGATGCATTATCCAGTAAATGCCTGTAGATTGGATTTGGCATTTTTACCAAATCAGTTGTACCCACTCTGAACCATGAAAAATTAGGTCTTGTTGGGTTGCTGGTTGGCACCAGCCACACATCTTAATGTGATGTCTATGCAAATGACTTACTGAATTAAAGTCCATGACTTGGTGACTGTGTGTCCTCATTTCCTTGTGCCAAACCAAAGAGCTTTAGCTCAAAAGGCACCTCATTAAACCATTAGAGTGGAGTGATGTGGAGGTATGTTTGTGGGTTAAGATCTATTGAGTGTATGTGTTAACTTACCAAAACTTTCTTCATTTCCTCATCTAGTACATCTTTACCTTATAAGAAAATAAGTGCTTGGACTTGATTTGTGAGACTTTCTTTCTGTAACCCAATTATATTCTCTATCCTTGAGTGATTAACATATATCACTGTGTGAATCGAGGGACTTgttcatttattataattttaacacACAGCATTGATAACCTATACCGTTAATATCTTCAGTTTTACTGATCAACAAAGAGATGCAGCTGCAAAAGAAGGATGGAGTTACCGACTAATGTTTTCTGCCCGTCTGGTAATTATTCTCTTCCCCAAATTGGTAATATATAAATTACCTTTTACTCTTTAGCCCCTGACCTGAATAGACTAATATGATCATTTATGGCACAGGTGGGGGTCTTTCTTGTTGCTGATGCCTTGTTTATTGGTGCTCAGCAAGTAGGTCATTATCTTCGGGATATAAGGTCTCCCTGAGGTTCAGTAGCTGGGTTAAAATGTATTCGATAGAAATATTGAGAGAGCACCATATGAAGATGAGTTGCCCAATATCACAATTTTTCCCCCCCTGGAAAAACCGAAAAACTGCTTTACAAAGCTAGTTACACTTACATGCATGCTTTCCAATATTAAATTTCGCCACTGTGCatcttttttatgctttttggTTGTGTTGTGTTTGAGTGTATTCTACCACGTTCTGTTGCGGAAATAATCGAACAGCGGTTGTCTCcgtaaattttgttaaaatcattCTGGCTTGTAAAAAGAAGTTCTAGCTATACAGTCTAAAATATAACATTTCTACTCCTTGTAATGTGTattagaaagttttttttttgtctaattaTGTATCCTTGCATAATCAAATGTATTTAGTtgcctaaaatataaaaattcaggaacttgttctctctctctcactctccatTTTTTCCCTGGAAGTTGGGAGATGAAATATGACTTTAGTATCATTATTATGAACATATGTTGACATTTTTCATTGCAATGTAAAGTATCAGCACTTTGTTGCCCGCAACTCCCAGCCTTTTCTTGATCAGGGAATTGCTAATTTTTGGATGTCAACAGTTATAAATTTGCTCCTTCAGGCCCTCAGGTTCATATGCAGTGCAGATGCAAGCTCAAGGATTACATTAAACCTATTACCTTATTTCAGAATACAAAATGCATTATATGAGATTAAAACATTAGATATTTTTATTCCATTGTACCTTGTGCCAGGGCCCAGGAGGATGACTAAATCTTTGGATTATCATTATGGTCCAAGGGAAAATGTGGTTTGGCAATGACAATCAGATTAGCTATCCTGTGCATTGTGATGCCAAAAGCCTCTGTCATGTCTAAATCTTTAGCTGTAACACCAGGGGGAAGCTCCCAATCAAAGCTGTGTAGTAGTTGAGCCAAAGCAAGCTCAATACTCGCTGTTCCAAATGTGATAGCTGGGCAGCTTCTTCTACCAGCACCAAAAGGTATCAGCTCGAAATGCTGTCCCTTGAAATCAACAGTGCTACGGCTACCCATAAATCTTTCTGGTTCAAAAACATCTGGATTTTCCCAAGATTCTGGGTCTCTCCCTATTGCCCAAGCATTGACAAAAAAACGAGTTTTGGCTGGAATATTGTACCCATTAATGTTCACTTCTTCCATGGATTCTCTTGGGAGTAATACTGGAGCTGGAGGATGTAACCGATAGATCTCTTTAATTACAGCTTTCATGTAGTGCAGCTGAGGCAGATCACCCTCCAAAACAACTCTTCCGTCTCCAACTATTCTCCTTACTTCAGCTTGTGCTTTTTCCATGACTTTGGGGTTCATGATAAGTTCTGTCATTCCCCAGTCAAGGGCGATGAAAGTTGTATCAGTTCCTCCAGCAAACATATCCTGCAGTTCAAAACCCATAGAATTTTAGAAATCCGTATGacataattaaatatttatggaTTTGGAATTAAGACATTTCAAATCCATcactttaaaattcaaatttaaattcaagtatCTAAACGCAATCTTAGTGTTATACCTTAggtttctcaattaaattcaatgcatgattgaattgatcatttaTTGCAATgcaatcaaataatttaatttaattgaggAATAGAGTAATCTGTATGCTAAAACTTAAGAAGgttctttatccaaaaaaaaaaaaaaaaaaacttaataaggTTTATATTCAACCAGTTGGGACTTCATAGAAATGAGGGAGGTGAAAGAGAGTGCTCACTGACCAAGATGATAGCTTTAATATTATCTGTGGTGAGTGGCATTTCATCATAGCCATTCCTCTGTATATCAAGTAAAACATCCACAAGATCCTTATGctcctctttttctcttttgggaTTTTCATGCTCAGTCAGCAACTGATCAAAGAGTTTATCAAAGCGTTGAAAAGTATTCTGCAGTCTTGATTTCATGCCTGTTAAGCTGTGTATGAGCTCTATGGAAGGGAAGAAATCTCCTATGCTAAATCCTCCAAGCAATACTTGAAACTCCTCAAGCATCTTTTGGAAACCATGGCTATCATATTCTCCTCCTGAGAAATCCCTCCCAAATGCAGCCCTGCAAAGAACATCATTTGCATATAGTCCAAGCATCTTGGATAGATTGGTGGTGCTGGGATATGACTGTGCAACTCTACATACCAAACGtgctacttcttcctctctaaCAAAGCTATATGATTGAACCCTGCTGGCACTTAGTAGTTCAAGTATGCATATTTTTCTAATATGCCTCCAATAAGCACCATATGGTGAAAAAGCAACATCAGTGCAATTATAAAGGAGGTGTTTGGCTGAAAAGATTTTTGGACGGCTTGATAGTGCAAGATCATGGGTTTTCATCACTTCCTTGGCTAGTCTAGCTGAGGAAACCACAACTGTTGGGACCTGACCAAGTTGAAGGTAAATGATTGGTCCAAATTTTTTAGCCAGACTCTGCAGAGAGAGATGAGTCATGTTGCCAAGTTGGTGAAGGTTACCAATTATGGGTAGCCTTGGAGGGTTTGGTGGGAGATTGAATTTTCGTTTCCCTGACTTCAACTTCATGAAAAAACTCAGCAACACCGCTATGAAAATGGATGCAAAGAGCAAGAAGGGTTGGAAGCTCTCCTTTGGCCATGAAAGAAATGCCATTGGAGTTTTAATTGacataaaagagagaaaatgattcCCCTTATCCAGTAGATGGTCatctatttatatttgaaaCTGTGATTTCTCCAAAAGATAAAGTTTGGCtatacaaacttggttgtagctatttgttaaaactctctctaaaaaaaattaacatgactacatattttgaaaatctaatcgtcggattgcatgttttttatgtcCTTAACACccttatcaaatttcatatcaattaaatgttatttattattcaatccataaacttattttatacataatcttatactacaaaaacttgaaattcaaacatttgattaataacatagttattgatcttttatcttttggaatttttacaagcatggaggatataaaaagaaaatataatccaatgataaatttttctaaatccacattcaataaaaagatattgagtagaGTTGTAGCTAAACTAAGTTTATAGCGAaactttgtaattttcttttctaaaacatTTGTTTATGGACTTTTCTTTGCCATAGTTCTGAATTTCTATTACAAGCTTTTCGGTCACACAGTTTTTCTTCATGATGAAAAATCCTATTACTACCATCAAATTTGTCACTATAGTAAATtatgaaaagaatgaaaaattttagatacctaggggtgtgtttggatactgcttattttgttaaaattaaaaaattattactgaaagtactgtagataaaagtaaaagttagttgaaatagtacaataggCTCATGAATTGTATCAAAAAATGCAGTGGGATgtatgaatagtaacaaaaataagctaaataatgaaataattttaatttataattcttTCCCAAAAGCATGCCAAGTATTGCACTTCCTATTAATTATTAAGTTATTAACCCTATTGCCttgttgttttagttttttttttaagtacaaaatttaattacaaaattggttaaaaTCTAAGGTTATAACcttatttagtaaaataaatattactacatattttgaaaatcaaccgttgaattgcatgttctttacgctcttaacacacatgttaaattttgtgtcaatcatatattatttattatatgatctatatgcttatattttatacataattttaaactacaaaaaattacaatttaaacactttattgatgacataataattgatttttaattttataaaaattttataaatataaaggatataagaaaaagatattgatgacataataattgatttttaattttataaaaattttataaatataaaggatataagaaaaagatgtgaTCTAATcgtgaatttattaaaattcatatttaataaaaagatattaagtgaAACTATACTTTTAAGAttataatcttattttatttttacctctCTTGGAGTTTGTGCTGCAGTGTGCAGAAGATATCAGTGAAGTTACTGTATGGAAAATTATTGAGAAGTCAGTGGATGGAaacttgttcttttttctttttccttatcttttcatttttgactTGTTGTACGTTCTTTGGTCCACATTCAGTGGATTGTGATTCATCCTTGGACCgaccccaaaagaaaaatatctagACCCACTGACCTAGTGCATTGTACATTTTGGACCCAAGCTATGTCACTAATTTACATCCCCACAGAGAATCATCATATTACCAGAAGGAAATTATCCAGCGTCTTCACAAGTCACAACTTCGAGTTGGATTGAAATTTAGTACAAATACAACACCAGGTGATGAGATTAAATTTAATGGTGTGTCCAATGCCTTGACTATTAATGAGTACAGTAAGAAAGAGAAGCAGGCACATTGACATGAGGACACAATTAGTGAAACTTTGGTGGCTAGGGGCAATTCTCATAACAAGTCAAAGTAGGATAAGagcgcgcgcgcgcacacacacacacatatatatatatatatatatatatataaatttaacgGAGCCATCgacaaaatttttagaaaagatGAGTGTGCCTATTGTCCAAGGGAAATTGGAGAAAATCTCCCTTTTGTCCCTATGTTGAAGTAAGGTAGGGCCGTTTGCTTTAGTTGCTCAACCACCCCTTAGCCTGGTGCTCGGGGGGGACCTAGCAGGGCATAGCTAGCGGCATAGGAGCTGACTCGGTGCTGCACTAGAGTAATCCAATATATGGTTTCACACGTTCATTTCCAATACTAATCGTAAAACACTATTGAGCAACAAGATGTTGAGGtccatgtttttgaaaaatagaacAAGATGGATTTGAAGGCAGATTTTAGCAAAGTAGTGATGTAATTTTTAGTGGGCATGACCTTTACCTTTTGGgtagagattttttatttttattatatattttttgaagaatCTTGTGAAGTGATTTTAGAAGGCATGGGTTGCTTGACCCCTACCTCTTGCCACCTCAATTCACACTCAACTCAAAGATCAAAAGTTGCAGTAAGCTTaactaataaaacttttttttttttttttttcaattttgaggtTCAATCCTCGATTAtatcaaaaaccaattggtgtatTGACTTAATTATAAAAAGCAATTATCATAGAATGGATTCCATATGTTTAAAATGCTACCttctccacacaaaaaaaaaaaaaaaaaaaaaaaaaaaatcttcagtAAATCAATAGCCCAAAATCTTCAATAATTACGACTGATGAACacttctaaatttaaaatatttcaacaatCGTACAAAAAACATGTTTGACATTTATTAAAAACTTGCTACTCTGCTAAAGCTCTTTGCCCACACTTTCTCTTCATAGACTGATCGTTGACTTTGTGtcatattacattttttactcAAATCAATTTAGTTTCCTTTCTAACTTTTTGCATGGATTGCAAATTTAGGGTATATTTTCCAATTTAAGGCTTTTCAAtggttttaaaaagaaaatgtttttcatataattgttttaataacaataaatattgatAATCTTTAGTGCTAGTCaagctacaaaaaaaaaaggtcttttttttaaactaatttttaagatcataatcaaacacaaaaatgagTCAATTTCGTTGAAACAACGGACTgttatttgaaaaatctaaatcatacaaacaaaaatgaaaataaaataggcTAAAGTTTGAGTGTACTATTTATAAATTAGCTAAGCAAACACAAAATATTACcacctaagacttaattgttttgaaaaaaaaaaattctgtttattttttggcctttgttgtaatgaaatttttttatcaacgagatatatatatacacacacactagtCCCATCACAAATGCATTGCACGTGCGAttaagttcttttttatttttttttatctatctaaaaaaatatataaaataattgtgagtattttttaaacaatgtttaaaaatgagataaaataatgtccatattttttgaatctttctCTACGTGAGAgttgataaaagtttgaaactttgcatttaaaataaattttggtatttttcttttgagaaacaaaatttggtaatttagagagaaaagaaaaaacctaaaatttaagaactttttaaaaaatagtaaattacccTTTTAATccgtttgtattttaaaatttcaaattatttaactaaaaaatatgactattttaaaaagtttaaaaatttgtgtgaagatatatatatatatatatatatatatattttgtggcaataaacaaaaaaataatccaaaagAAGTGGTTCTTACCAGGATTGATGCTGTTCCGAGCAGAACATTATCCTGGATAAGCATATCCTTACTTTATATATTCAAGTGTCTTGCTCTTTTTTAGACTATTTTCTCTGAAACTCTGACCCTCTTGAAAACCCAAGTTTTGGTATGCAAAATTTCCAACTTTTCCTTGTTCTGATTAATGGATGGGTttcgtttattttttttatgggtgttttgtttttgtctatGTTTGGGTTCta
The Quercus lobata isolate SW786 chromosome 10, ValleyOak3.0 Primary Assembly, whole genome shotgun sequence DNA segment above includes these coding regions:
- the LOC115963070 gene encoding cytochrome P450 71A1-like — translated: MSIKTPMAFLSWPKESFQPFLLFASIFIAVLLSFFMKLKSGKRKFNLPPNPPRLPIIGNLHQLGNMTHLSLQSLAKKFGPIIYLQLGQVPTVVVSSARLAKEVMKTHDLALSSRPKIFSAKHLLYNCTDVAFSPYGAYWRHIRKICILELLSASRVQSYSFVREEEVARLVCRVAQSYPSTTNLSKMLGLYANDVLCRAAFGRDFSGGEYDSHGFQKMLEEFQVLLGGFSIGDFFPSIELIHSLTGMKSRLQNTFQRFDKLFDQLLTEHENPKREKEEHKDLVDVLLDIQRNGYDEMPLTTDNIKAIILDMFAGGTDTTFIALDWGMTELIMNPKVMEKAQAEVRRIVGDGRVVLEGDLPQLHYMKAVIKEIYRLHPPAPVLLPRESMEEVNINGYNIPAKTRFFVNAWAIGRDPESWENPDVFEPERFMGSRSTVDFKGQHFELIPFGAGRRSCPAITFGTASIELALAQLLHSFDWELPPGVTAKDLDMTEAFGITMHRIANLIVIAKPHFPLDHNDNPKI